tacacacactcacacacacacacgcgcaaacatatacacacacactcagatacacgcactcacacacacacagatacacacacgtaAACATatacgcactctcacacacgcgcgcaaacatatacacacacactcagatacacgcactcacacacacacgtaaacatatacgcactctcacacacacacacgcaaacatatacacacacactcagatacacgcacttacacacacacacgcgcaaacatatacacacactcagatacacgcactcacacacacagatacacacacgtaAACATatacgcactctcacacacgcaaacatatacacacacacactcagatacacgcactcacacacacacacgtaaacatatacgcactctcacacacacacacgcaaacatatacacacacactcagatacacgcacttacacacacacacgcgcaaacatatacacacactcagatacacgcactcacacacacagatacacacacgtaAACAtatacgcactcacacacacgcaaacatatacacacactcacacacatacgcgcaaacatatacacacactcacacacatacacgcactcagacacacgcactctctcacacacacacacgcaaacatatATACAAACTCACACACGTAAACATacgcactctctcacacacacaagtacacactcacacacacagatacacacacgtaaacatacacacactctcacacacacagatgcacacacacacagatacagacacgtAAACAtattcacactctcacacacactcagatacacacacgctctcacacacacacacagatacacacactcacagatacacactcacacacatacacacactcacacaggtacacacactcacacacacagatacagacccTCACATGCAGATATACATGCAGACACACTGGCTCACGGTCACACAGACACATGCGGGGCGGGATGGGCTGCGTACACGTCCGTGTGGGTTGCTGGAACTGTGGAACACACCCAAAGCTGGGCAGAGCGACGGGGCAAGGGGGTTATAACGCATTCTTGTGAGGGAGGGTTACTGTCAGCTGGCATGGGcgcaatgggccgaatggaatGCGGgcaagcacggtggtgcagcggtagagttgctgcctcacagcgccagagactaggtttcgatcctgatcacgagtgctgtctgtacggagtttgcacgctctccctgtgacctgcgtgggttttctctgggtgctccggtttcctcccacactccaaagacgtgcgggtttgtaggttaattggcttctgtaaaattgtaaatcgtccctcgtctgtgtaggatgatgctagtgtgtggggatcgctggtcggcacggactcggtgggccgaagggcctgtttcagcgttgtATCTTGAAAGTAAACTAAAGACAAGAAATGCgtagcgaggaactgcagatgctggtttaaaccaaagatcctatagcggagcaagatagcccactcctgcgaaatgcaatgggctgacgtgtagtacgctacggaggggatcctgggcatttttccccgtccattttagtaaccggacccgacccgacccgactcgcagtgtaatcaaattgcaggggaacagtttttgtgcgtgatatagggttcataattctgttagttcttctgttaattcttgttaaagaataaaatgtttattaacacacatacatgaatgtgatataaatgtatataatcatataacacacacacaattatatttcttctgatctttatatccaatgatgaacattatttcagactagacaagggacattaaataagaaacattgtaaacctccccgcaacgtcacacacactaggccctatcccacccctcaaccccccccccccccccccgcacactccctcgcctccccccacactacaatgtctcccccccccatgctctgctataggatctttggtctcaaccaaagatagacacaaaaagctggagtaactcagtgggtcaggcagcgtccctggaaagatgggataagtgatgttttgggttgaagaagggtcccgactcgaaatgtgacctatccctgttctccaaagatgagttatttcagctttaaagggaaatggagaagggggggggggggaggacagaagCAGatggagagcgggggggggggggggggggggggggggggggggaggggggaaagagacagGAGCGgagggagagcgggggggggggggggggtggggggaaagagacaggagtggagggagagcgggggggtggtggtggtggatgagGGGAAAGGGGTTGTCATAGGggataggagtacaattaggccatttggcccatcaagtctactccaccatccaatcatggctgatctatctctcccatctaaccccattctcctgccttctccccatagctcctgaaacccgcactaatcaacaatctatctatctctgccttaaaaatatccactgacttgtggcctccacagccgtctgtagcaaagaattccgcagattcaccaccctctgaccaaagaaatgtctcctcatctccttcctaaaggaacgtcctttaattctgtgacctctggtcctagactctcccactagtggaaacatcctctccacatccactctgtcgaggcctttcactgttcgatacgtttcaatgaagaaatccctcctcatctccttcctgaaagaacatccAGAAAGGAGGGAAGAGAGACAGGAGCGGAGGGGTGTgaatgaggagggagggagggaggggggggggggggggggggggagagaggaggtctaAAGACAGGggaatagagtcatagggtgatacagtgtggaatcaggcccttcggcccaacgcccacaccggccaacaatgccccagcttcactagtcccacctggcccatatccctccaaacctatcctatccacgtacctgtctaactgtttctgattgTCCCTCTCTCTGCTTCCGCAGAAGGAAAAACTGGAGCAGTTTGCGGATAAGGTCATAGAACATGACAAAAGTAAAGACATCGACTTTCCGGAGTTTATGAGAATTCTCGCTGCCTTGGCCACCTGCAACAAATCCAGTGGAGACTGCCAACAATCCAGTGGATGTGCAAAGTCCACATGAGTCAGCAGCTCAGCTCATACCGGCGGGAACACACTCCCTCACCCCCATtcaccccctcccatccctctatccccctccctccagcccctctctaattctccctctctcttctcctccctcccccatctatcctctccctcccctgctCCTTCCCGTTTCTctaccctttcccctctccctcccctcccctctccctcccctccactctccctccctctctccctcccctcccctccatcccctgcctcacttccctctctccccccccccccatctatcccctctctccttctcctcccctccactctctccctccgctCACCGTCAATAAATAAAGCTTTGAGAACTTAGCCGGACAAATGCTGCCTGTCGTTTTTCTGGGGGGGAGTGGATGACGAGGGGAGGGGTGgatgacgggggggggggtggatgacgggaggggggggtggatgacggggggggggggtggatgacgggggggg
This genomic window from Amblyraja radiata isolate CabotCenter1 chromosome 47, sAmbRad1.1.pri, whole genome shotgun sequence contains:
- the LOC116968938 gene encoding protein S100-A6-like isoform X2; translated protein: MGTPLEEALTNIKDIFKKYAKPTGKKDTLDLAELKKLLREEITMLDKEKLEQFADKVIEHDKSKDIDFPEFMRILAALATCNKSSGDCQQSSGCAKST
- the LOC116968938 gene encoding protein S100-A6-like isoform X1, producing MTSRTVMGTPLEEALTNIKDIFKKYAKPTGKKDTLDLAELKKLLREEITMLDKEKLEQFADKVIEHDKSKDIDFPEFMRILAALATCNKSSGDCQQSSGCAKST